One segment of Synechococcus sp. A15-24 DNA contains the following:
- a CDS encoding FGGY-family carbohydrate kinase encodes MNVETSLALGIDLGTSGVRIAVLNQQGTLIYSSSAEYATGLTAPLDWAEACRDLITHLPAQIRGQLAAVAVDGTSGTLLACREDGTPMGPALSYATAFPEQTSALKRLVPDGCAASSSSGSLARALQLLNHHGHIDRLRHQADWISGWFLQNWQWGEEGNNLKLGWDLEQATWQGCIADQSWSSALPEVKQSGAVLGRIATDQARNLGVPEDLLVVAGTTDSNAAVLAANPGDNDGITVLGTTLVMKRFTPVPIQGAGITRHRIGQRWLCGGASNAGAGVLRRYFTDAELAELSRQIDPDQDSGLSYQPLPARGERFPVDDPNLEPVLEPRPVSDALFLHGLLEGLAEIEAKGWERLTELGADPPQRVISLGGGARNPQWRKIRQRRLGLPVVSCNQPPAAGVALLALSRQRQTEYKMNKS; translated from the coding sequence GTGAACGTTGAAACATCGCTGGCGCTCGGCATCGACCTGGGCACCAGCGGTGTTCGCATTGCGGTGCTGAATCAGCAGGGCACGCTGATTTATTCGTCGTCCGCTGAGTACGCCACGGGATTAACAGCCCCCTTGGACTGGGCTGAGGCGTGCCGCGACTTGATCACCCATTTGCCCGCTCAGATCAGAGGTCAACTGGCCGCTGTTGCGGTCGATGGCACCTCGGGCACGCTTCTGGCTTGTCGGGAGGATGGCACTCCCATGGGGCCTGCACTGAGCTACGCCACCGCGTTCCCCGAGCAGACCAGTGCACTCAAACGGCTGGTGCCAGATGGCTGCGCGGCATCCAGCAGCAGCGGCAGCTTGGCGCGAGCCCTGCAGTTGCTGAACCACCATGGCCACATTGATCGCCTGCGACATCAAGCCGACTGGATCAGCGGTTGGTTCCTGCAGAACTGGCAATGGGGCGAAGAGGGCAACAACCTCAAGCTTGGATGGGACCTTGAGCAAGCCACCTGGCAGGGCTGCATCGCTGATCAGTCCTGGAGTTCGGCCTTGCCTGAGGTGAAGCAGAGCGGTGCCGTGCTGGGACGCATCGCAACCGATCAGGCCAGGAATCTCGGCGTACCAGAGGATCTGCTCGTGGTGGCCGGTACAACCGATTCCAACGCGGCGGTGTTGGCCGCGAACCCCGGCGACAACGACGGGATCACCGTGCTGGGCACCACTCTGGTGATGAAGCGATTCACGCCAGTACCGATCCAAGGAGCCGGCATCACGCGGCATCGGATCGGGCAGCGATGGTTGTGTGGCGGGGCTTCCAACGCTGGGGCCGGCGTGCTGCGGCGTTATTTCACCGATGCTGAGCTGGCGGAACTCAGCCGCCAGATCGACCCAGACCAAGACAGCGGCCTGAGTTACCAGCCCCTTCCGGCCCGTGGCGAGCGATTTCCCGTGGACGATCCCAACCTCGAGCCGGTGCTGGAGCCACGGCCGGTGAGTGATGCCCTGTTTCTGCATGGGCTGCTGGAAGGTCTGGCGGAGATTGAGGCCAAGGGTTGGGAGCGACTGACGGAACTCGGGGCGGATCCACCGCAACGGGTGATCAGCCTCGGCGGTGGTGCCCGAAACCCCCAGTGGCGCAAGATCCGGCAGCGGCGGCTTGGCCTTCCCGTGGTGAGTTGCAACCAACCACCGGCCGCAGGTGTTGCCCTGCTGGCCCTGAGTCGGCAGCGGCAGACCGAGTACAAGATGAACAAGTCATAA
- a CDS encoding phycobilisome rod-core linker polypeptide, whose product MIAIKPTRDFTNLGRISFSANNASKPKQNTAINRYRAEQAQGGLISRKGLAASSQNEYKENLCSAMGIGIGPRVHSECPFRSVNDQYAATGNEALEVAIEAAYRQVLGNLGPTISQKCIELESQLKNGEISVRDFVAGLAKSDLYRENYFSKVSPIRGIELNYKHLLGRPPINQAEVSAAITLIASKGFNAFIDQITRSGEYLEVFGTDTVPYLRAWTSEARAYCSTFANLARVTPGNASSDTIVERRSQLVVEFSNARSLSEAGNKYEVSGFSYSKATSDPTSAAFLRMYQSKTAKSWN is encoded by the coding sequence ATGATCGCCATCAAGCCGACCCGCGACTTCACGAATCTTGGCCGGATTTCATTCTCCGCCAACAACGCCTCCAAACCCAAACAGAACACTGCAATCAATCGCTACCGAGCCGAACAAGCCCAGGGGGGCTTGATATCGCGCAAAGGCCTGGCTGCATCCTCACAAAACGAGTACAAAGAGAATCTTTGCTCAGCGATGGGGATTGGAATCGGCCCCAGAGTTCACAGCGAATGTCCTTTTAGGAGTGTTAATGATCAATATGCTGCAACAGGGAACGAAGCTCTTGAGGTGGCAATCGAAGCGGCATATCGGCAGGTACTCGGGAATCTTGGACCAACGATCAGTCAGAAATGCATCGAACTTGAATCGCAACTAAAGAATGGGGAGATAAGCGTCAGAGATTTCGTGGCGGGACTTGCAAAGAGTGATCTCTACAGGGAAAACTACTTTTCGAAAGTTTCGCCAATCCGCGGCATCGAGCTGAACTACAAGCACCTTCTCGGTCGGCCGCCGATCAATCAAGCAGAAGTAAGTGCTGCCATAACCCTTATCGCATCCAAAGGCTTTAATGCGTTCATCGATCAGATCACACGGTCTGGGGAATACCTAGAGGTTTTCGGAACAGACACAGTTCCATACCTGCGTGCATGGACATCAGAAGCACGCGCCTATTGTTCAACTTTTGCCAACCTTGCTCGCGTCACTCCTGGCAATGCAAGCTCAGACACTATTGTTGAGCGACGGAGCCAACTGGTTGTTGAGTTCAGCAATGCACGCAGCCTGAGCGAGGCTGGCAACAAATATGAAGTCAGTGGCTTCTCTTATTCCAAAGCAACAAGCGATCCCACCTCTGCGGCATTCCTCAGAATGTACCAATCCAAAACAGCAAAATCCTGGAACTAA
- a CDS encoding DUF2470 domain-containing protein, protein MPSDPLTPAVSARICKHMNEDHAEAVLAYAHHYGGVDAASAAEMVAVSATDMELKVDGQPLRIPFDHTLTDSEDAHRTLVAMLRAMPKQDA, encoded by the coding sequence ATGCCTTCTGATCCTTTGACTCCTGCCGTCAGCGCTCGGATCTGCAAACACATGAATGAGGATCACGCTGAGGCCGTTTTGGCCTACGCCCACCACTACGGCGGAGTGGATGCAGCATCGGCCGCCGAAATGGTGGCTGTCTCCGCAACAGACATGGAGCTGAAGGTGGACGGACAGCCACTGCGCATTCCCTTCGATCACACCCTCACCGACAGCGAGGACGCCCATCGCACCCTTGTGGCGATGCTTCGTGCCATGCCCAAACAGGACGCCTGA
- a CDS encoding ComF family protein, with amino-acid sequence MYHQLLKLGRQLLIQPTCRLCRFPLCPDTEADPICPPCHDRFQLKKGGLYGSAPLPWHGLSYYDGAFRTLLLRLKRRPDDRQLSALIGCLRATLPMPYPAVLIPIPSWKRRRANPLPGLIATTLCQVRTDLLQRTRASAGQHHLNRQQRLSNLSGAFKVSAHLQAMEIWLVDDILTTGGTALAARQALLDAGHQVCGLICLGRTPIRRLRR; translated from the coding sequence TTGTACCACCAACTGCTGAAGCTGGGCCGACAGCTGCTGATTCAGCCCACCTGCCGGCTCTGCCGATTCCCCCTCTGTCCGGACACTGAGGCAGACCCGATCTGCCCGCCATGCCATGACCGGTTTCAGCTCAAAAAAGGTGGTCTTTACGGATCGGCACCGCTGCCATGGCATGGCCTCTCGTATTACGACGGTGCTTTCCGCACCCTGCTGCTGCGACTGAAACGCCGTCCTGACGATCGTCAGTTGTCGGCCCTGATCGGTTGCCTGCGAGCAACCCTGCCGATGCCGTATCCAGCCGTGCTCATTCCTATCCCCAGCTGGAAACGCCGGCGGGCTAACCCCTTGCCGGGCTTGATTGCCACAACCCTGTGCCAGGTCCGAACCGATCTGCTGCAGCGCACCCGGGCCAGCGCCGGCCAACATCACCTGAACCGTCAGCAGAGGTTGTCGAACCTCAGCGGTGCCTTCAAGGTCAGCGCCCATCTACAAGCCATGGAGATCTGGCTGGTGGATGACATTCTCACCACAGGGGGCACAGCCCTGGCAGCGAGACAAGCCCTGCTGGATGCCGGTCATCAGGTCTGCGGCTTGATCTGTTTGGGGCGCACCCCCATCCGTCGCCTCCGGCGGTGA
- a CDS encoding VTT domain-containing protein, whose translation MSRLSKVLKISAWVAAFIVVVVLLQRYGIAPLQDAVKGMGFWAPLGLFLLRGVSIILPALPSSIYSLLAGSLLGFQTGYLTITLSDLVFCSTAFFIARRWGRGPVSRLVGASAMKRIDGFSKNQLEGNFFLMTGLLMTGLFDFLSYAIGISRTHWRVFAPALLISVLISDSILVAVGAGVAQGASLTLGLALLAMFGLATFTGLMKRKAASKDAPHPPVHPG comes from the coding sequence ATGTCCAGGCTGAGCAAGGTGCTGAAGATCAGCGCCTGGGTGGCGGCATTCATCGTTGTCGTCGTGCTGCTGCAGCGCTATGGCATTGCACCGCTTCAGGACGCCGTGAAAGGGATGGGGTTCTGGGCGCCGCTCGGCCTATTTCTGCTGCGGGGCGTAAGCATCATTCTTCCGGCCCTGCCGAGCTCGATCTATTCGCTGCTGGCAGGTTCCCTGCTGGGCTTCCAAACCGGATACCTCACGATCACCCTCTCGGATCTGGTGTTCTGCAGCACGGCATTTTTCATCGCCCGTCGCTGGGGTCGTGGTCCGGTGAGCCGTCTGGTGGGGGCCAGCGCGATGAAACGCATCGATGGCTTCAGCAAGAACCAGCTGGAGGGCAACTTCTTTTTGATGACGGGCCTGCTGATGACCGGTCTGTTTGATTTCCTCAGCTATGCCATCGGTATCAGCCGCACCCATTGGCGGGTGTTCGCGCCAGCGCTGCTAATCAGCGTGTTGATCAGTGATTCGATCCTCGTGGCCGTAGGCGCGGGTGTGGCCCAGGGCGCCAGCCTCACCCTGGGCTTGGCTCTGCTCGCGATGTTTGGGCTGGCCACCTTCACAGGACTGATGAAACGGAAAGCAGCGTCCAAGGACGCCCCCCATCCCCCCGTGCACCCAGGCTGA
- a CDS encoding phycobilisome polypeptide — translation MADIPDLAELIRSAQVQGLSGDHSLHEEARQIIGAADQEHRQLSQEELLSLCAASGQDASLLRRLQNHADDLVNQARCHLLEQQPQLVQPGGALFPSERADACWRDCWNFLRVIVYAMACQRSNFTNPTGMAALRELYQRMDVPTEGLNIALMELNVLAAQKFERGADQELINACFQHLIERLNKTAVKS, via the coding sequence ATGGCTGACATCCCTGACTTGGCAGAGCTGATTCGCAGCGCTCAAGTGCAAGGCCTCAGCGGCGACCACTCTTTGCATGAAGAAGCGCGCCAGATCATTGGGGCAGCAGATCAGGAGCATCGCCAACTCAGCCAGGAGGAACTGCTCAGCCTCTGCGCAGCCTCTGGACAGGATGCGTCACTGCTCCGAAGGCTCCAAAACCATGCGGATGACCTGGTGAACCAGGCCAGATGCCACCTGCTGGAGCAACAACCACAGCTCGTGCAGCCTGGCGGAGCCCTGTTCCCCAGCGAACGGGCCGATGCCTGCTGGCGGGACTGCTGGAACTTTCTGCGCGTGATCGTCTATGCCATGGCCTGCCAGCGAAGCAACTTCACAAACCCCACAGGCATGGCAGCGCTGCGTGAGCTGTATCAGCGGATGGACGTGCCAACGGAGGGCCTGAATATCGCCCTCATGGAGCTCAACGTGCTTGCAGCGCAGAAGTTTGAGCGCGGAGCAGATCAGGAGCTCATCAACGCCTGCTTCCAACACCTGATCGAGCGGCTCAATAAAACTGCAGTTAAGAGCTGA
- a CDS encoding phycobilisome rod-core linker polypeptide produces the protein MFLPLLGYPLSAQNSRVSNLAGDNSTVQSPLYGTSAAGDESTRAEMDRLIEQAYLQVFFHAMRSDREPFLESQLRSGNITVRDFIRGLLLSERFQQGYYQCNSNYRMVDQVVGRVLGRPVHSDAERRAWSIVIGEKGFTAFVEALLDSSEYMDSFGYDLVPQQRSRLLPGRALGETPIYQQFPRYGADWRDALQDRAPSDQAAQMQQLETSAAWVNGQPPAFALRIWLGLALVGVFELGRVVLTIALAMAKS, from the coding sequence ATGTTCCTCCCGCTCCTCGGATATCCGCTCAGTGCACAGAACAGTCGCGTCAGCAACCTGGCCGGTGACAACAGCACCGTCCAGAGCCCGCTCTACGGAACGTCTGCCGCCGGAGATGAAAGCACTCGGGCCGAGATGGACCGCCTGATCGAGCAGGCCTACCTGCAGGTGTTTTTCCACGCCATGCGAAGCGATCGCGAACCATTCCTGGAATCCCAACTGCGCAGCGGCAACATCACTGTTCGCGATTTCATACGCGGCCTTCTGCTCTCCGAGAGGTTCCAGCAGGGGTACTACCAGTGCAACTCGAACTATCGGATGGTGGATCAGGTCGTGGGCCGTGTTCTCGGTCGACCCGTCCATAGCGATGCCGAACGGCGAGCCTGGTCGATTGTGATCGGGGAGAAGGGTTTCACAGCATTCGTTGAAGCCCTGCTGGACAGCAGCGAGTACATGGACAGCTTCGGCTATGACCTCGTGCCGCAGCAACGATCGAGGCTGCTCCCCGGACGGGCCCTCGGGGAAACGCCGATTTACCAACAGTTCCCGCGCTACGGGGCCGACTGGCGGGATGCACTGCAGGATCGGGCCCCAAGCGATCAAGCCGCTCAGATGCAACAGCTGGAGACATCCGCGGCCTGGGTCAACGGCCAGCCTCCGGCCTTCGCGCTAAGGATCTGGCTTGGACTTGCCCTGGTAGGAGTATTTGAACTGGGACGGGTGGTCCTTACGATCGCTTTGGCAATGGCGAAAAGTTGA
- a CDS encoding pentapeptide repeat-containing protein yields MSTTGSAPLNLREWTAPEKLLPNGSPLVPVDARGADWHGIELGELDLRGAKLCRCDLRGTDLSHCQLDGADLRLARYDSQTVVPVGFDLSNSGAVGPGAKLNGVYLNSSDLRGMDLRGSMLLGSYLSGADLSGAILDGVSLAGSDLRSSTMRGAMCRGTRFGTCELDMADLRGADLEGAVLETVESIRGTDFSLCTGLGTQIDALLSRSVEELDCWNPLTRSTTRNSLESLRAARAD; encoded by the coding sequence ATGTCAACCACCGGATCTGCACCCCTCAACCTGCGTGAGTGGACGGCACCGGAAAAACTCTTACCAAACGGTTCACCTCTAGTACCCGTTGATGCAAGAGGTGCTGACTGGCACGGGATCGAGCTGGGCGAGCTCGATTTACGCGGAGCAAAGCTTTGTCGCTGCGATTTACGAGGCACAGATCTCAGTCATTGCCAACTTGATGGCGCTGATCTCCGCCTAGCTCGCTACGACAGCCAAACCGTCGTACCTGTTGGTTTCGACTTGAGCAACAGTGGAGCTGTGGGGCCCGGCGCCAAGCTCAACGGTGTTTATCTCAACAGCTCCGACCTGCGAGGCATGGATCTGCGGGGAAGCATGCTGCTTGGCAGCTATCTGAGTGGAGCTGACTTAAGCGGAGCGATACTTGATGGAGTTTCACTGGCCGGTTCAGATCTCCGGTCGTCCACCATGCGGGGAGCAATGTGCCGCGGGACACGATTCGGCACCTGCGAACTCGACATGGCTGATCTTCGCGGCGCTGACTTGGAAGGAGCTGTTCTAGAAACGGTCGAGTCGATCAGAGGCACCGATTTTTCCCTCTGCACAGGGCTGGGCACTCAGATCGATGCTCTGTTGTCCCGATCAGTTGAAGAACTCGATTGCTGGAACCCCTTAACACGCTCCACAACGCGGAACAGCCTTGAATCGTTACGGGCTGCTAGAGCCGATTAG
- a CDS encoding phycobilisome linker polypeptide: protein MPFGPASLLGVERFSEESEAPFELIPGDDDARKEQIIRAVYKQVLGNAYVMDSERQVVAESQFKLGEISVRDLVRRIAKSDLYRSRFFESCARYRYIELAFRHLLGRAPADFEEMRGHSERLDSSGYDADIDSFVDSDEYQNAFGEWTVPFQRGWKTESCGTMQEFTWSFQLLRGNSSSSLKGDLAGISSKLGGSAYQNRAIPVVPPSSTEALGWSFRPSPNLQDAPTRLGVGAGEQGLTYRVEVTAYSANNVRRISRYTRSNRVFYVPFDKLSEQFKRIHREGGKIASITPVT from the coding sequence ATGCCCTTTGGACCTGCCTCACTTCTAGGGGTCGAACGCTTCTCGGAAGAGAGTGAGGCACCATTCGAGCTGATCCCTGGCGATGACGATGCCCGAAAAGAGCAGATCATTCGGGCGGTGTACAAGCAGGTTCTTGGCAATGCTTATGTCATGGACAGCGAGCGTCAGGTTGTCGCTGAATCTCAGTTCAAGCTTGGAGAGATCAGCGTCCGTGACCTGGTTCGCCGCATAGCCAAGAGCGACCTGTATCGCAGCCGCTTCTTTGAAAGCTGCGCACGTTACCGCTACATCGAGTTGGCCTTCCGCCACCTACTGGGTCGCGCGCCCGCCGACTTTGAGGAAATGCGTGGTCATTCTGAGCGGCTTGACAGCAGTGGATACGACGCCGACATCGACAGCTTCGTGGACTCTGATGAGTATCAAAACGCTTTCGGGGAATGGACGGTGCCCTTTCAACGGGGTTGGAAAACCGAAAGCTGTGGAACCATGCAGGAGTTCACCTGGAGCTTTCAACTGTTGCGAGGCAATAGCAGCAGCAGTCTGAAAGGAGACCTAGCTGGCATCAGCAGCAAGCTCGGTGGTTCTGCTTACCAGAACCGAGCCATCCCCGTGGTCCCACCGTCTTCAACCGAGGCCTTGGGATGGAGCTTCCGTCCTTCCCCAAATCTGCAGGATGCACCAACTCGCCTGGGGGTCGGCGCAGGCGAGCAAGGCCTCACGTATCGCGTGGAGGTCACCGCCTACAGCGCCAACAACGTTCGTCGGATCTCCCGCTACACCCGCAGCAACCGGGTCTTCTACGTGCCGTTCGACAAGCTCTCGGAGCAGTTCAAACGCATCCACCGCGAAGGAGGAAAGATCGCCAGCATCACACCGGTGACCTGA
- a CDS encoding phycobilisome rod-core linker polypeptide: MASNQTSLGFGATTKWGDPVSFQRKGQAGQKPALTIGEFKKQSCDQMAIGVGPRSHADCPHRVTSECYSPEDNGALETVISASYRQVFGNAHVMNFERCTELEAQLRDGRLTVRDFIRGLAKSSFYKSRFFNSVAPQRGVELNVKHLLGRAPETQAEISAMITLQAEQGQGALIDSIVDSAEYLEVFGSDVVPYARSWSSPADLSTAAFPMLAALEKSFAGSDSARGGSPALTRSLASGIAPRISVPSQAVGVRPSASFTSGRFSSKAPGITSGNDSAPLRGDAYVTFGLGQREQETFQRCPGDSPDQLNALIRSAYKQVMGNPHLMEFERALSAESKFIDGYLSTREFVRAVGLSAEYKRRFFETNAPYRFIELNFKHFLGRAPQSQAEISEHTKILAEGGYEAEICSYVDSVEYQSIFGEDTIPYARILTENGRSQVAFNRHLSLAEGFAASDTVLSSSSLVSSVATGMVPSGWSATTTRINRTGTQSGAPDPTKKRFRIVVATQAARSRQRTAGNTYLVSGKDMSSQMKYIHARGGKIVSITEVM; encoded by the coding sequence ATGGCCAGCAATCAAACATCACTCGGCTTTGGAGCAACCACGAAGTGGGGAGATCCAGTCAGCTTCCAGCGCAAAGGCCAAGCTGGTCAGAAGCCGGCCCTGACTATTGGGGAGTTCAAGAAGCAATCCTGCGATCAAATGGCGATCGGGGTGGGGCCCCGTAGTCACGCCGACTGCCCTCACCGTGTCACAAGCGAGTGCTACAGCCCAGAGGACAATGGTGCTCTAGAGACAGTCATTTCAGCGTCGTACCGACAGGTCTTCGGGAACGCTCATGTCATGAATTTTGAGCGGTGCACAGAACTTGAGGCTCAGCTCAGAGACGGCCGTCTGACCGTGCGTGATTTCATTAGAGGTCTGGCAAAGTCAAGCTTCTACAAGAGCCGGTTCTTCAACAGCGTTGCTCCACAGCGGGGTGTTGAACTGAATGTCAAACATCTTCTAGGGCGCGCTCCGGAAACTCAGGCTGAGATTTCTGCCATGATCACCCTGCAGGCAGAACAGGGGCAGGGAGCCCTCATCGACAGCATCGTCGATTCAGCTGAATACCTCGAGGTATTTGGAAGCGATGTTGTGCCTTATGCCCGCTCTTGGAGTTCTCCTGCAGACCTTTCTACTGCTGCATTCCCGATGCTGGCAGCTCTCGAGAAGAGTTTCGCCGGCAGTGATAGTGCCCGTGGAGGAAGCCCAGCGCTAACCAGAAGCCTGGCCTCCGGCATCGCTCCTCGGATCAGCGTCCCGAGTCAGGCCGTGGGCGTGCGTCCCTCCGCAAGCTTCACTTCTGGTCGTTTCAGCAGCAAAGCTCCTGGCATCACCAGTGGTAATGACTCCGCTCCGCTTCGCGGCGACGCATACGTCACCTTCGGTCTTGGTCAGCGTGAGCAGGAAACATTTCAGCGTTGCCCAGGAGACAGCCCGGATCAGCTCAATGCCCTGATTCGCTCTGCATACAAACAGGTCATGGGTAACCCCCACCTGATGGAGTTTGAACGCGCTCTGTCGGCAGAAAGCAAGTTCATTGATGGTTATTTGAGCACCCGTGAATTTGTGCGGGCTGTCGGCCTTTCAGCTGAATACAAGCGGCGATTCTTTGAAACCAACGCTCCTTATCGATTCATCGAGCTGAATTTCAAACATTTCCTCGGTAGAGCCCCACAGTCTCAAGCGGAGATCAGCGAACACACCAAGATCCTCGCCGAAGGTGGTTATGAAGCTGAAATCTGCAGCTACGTCGACAGCGTGGAGTATCAGAGCATCTTTGGTGAAGACACCATTCCATACGCCAGGATCCTTACCGAAAACGGCCGCTCCCAGGTTGCCTTCAATCGACATCTCAGCCTGGCAGAAGGCTTCGCAGCTAGTGACACGGTCCTGAGCAGCTCCTCTCTTGTCTCCTCCGTTGCCACGGGAATGGTTCCCAGTGGATGGAGTGCTACGACCACCCGAATTAACCGAACTGGAACACAGTCAGGCGCTCCTGATCCCACGAAGAAGCGCTTCCGGATTGTCGTAGCAACCCAGGCAGCTCGGTCACGTCAGCGCACCGCAGGAAACACTTATCTCGTCTCCGGCAAGGACATGTCCAGCCAAATGAAGTACATCCATGCACGTGGAGGCAAAATTGTCTCCATCACTGAGGTGATGTAA
- a CDS encoding phycobilisome rod-core linker polypeptide — MTEPTTLASQPNVDTSHAAVVVQQTYRQVFGNRHLMELDVNSSIEALFMNGDLTVQGFVMALAQSDTYKKLFFETNSPYQFVELNFKHLLGRPPHDQVELMNHVRLLQDEGFEAEIASYVYSEEYLSAFGVDQVPYNRASESMVGGRTLNYTRSRVVDAGYAGYDSAERQSKLLQSLCSGNSPDVVDRKSVGNANSLTINWTSRRQVGANRRAVQKSVVNQTSMSATIRSILSQGGKILSIAKA; from the coding sequence ATGACTGAGCCCACAACTCTTGCTTCACAACCCAACGTTGATACCAGTCATGCTGCTGTGGTCGTTCAACAAACGTATCGCCAAGTCTTCGGAAACCGACACCTGATGGAGCTTGATGTCAATAGCTCCATCGAGGCACTATTCATGAATGGTGATCTCACCGTCCAGGGTTTTGTCATGGCCCTCGCGCAGTCTGACACCTACAAAAAACTGTTCTTTGAGACCAATAGTCCCTATCAGTTTGTTGAACTTAATTTCAAGCACCTTCTTGGCCGACCTCCTCATGATCAGGTCGAGCTAATGAATCACGTGAGACTGCTGCAAGACGAAGGATTTGAAGCCGAGATAGCAAGCTATGTCTACAGCGAAGAATATCTTTCAGCCTTCGGAGTCGATCAGGTCCCATACAACCGCGCCTCAGAAAGCATGGTTGGAGGACGAACCCTGAACTACACCCGATCAAGAGTTGTTGATGCAGGTTACGCCGGATACGACAGTGCTGAGCGCCAGTCCAAGTTGCTGCAAAGCCTGTGCTCAGGCAACTCACCAGACGTGGTTGATCGCAAGAGTGTCGGAAACGCCAACTCCTTAACGATCAATTGGACGTCACGCCGCCAGGTTGGAGCCAATCGGCGCGCTGTACAGAAATCGGTGGTCAATCAGACATCCATGTCGGCAACGATTCGCTCGATCCTGTCCCAAGGCGGAAAGATCCTTTCTATTGCGAAGGCTTAA
- a CDS encoding phycobiliprotein lyase codes for MTIEQFVAQSVGKWRSMRSGHSLAFQQFEDVLSEVSIESIEKDDSAVQDLLSTATSHQGHSSDIVAPFRMEWSAESDWEPEDPSQVSSGSCLIIPLKKNDYSGILIRSVGYAESELAESTYQFLDDGTFLLTTHYEQSIAEERIWFVSDNVRCRSSVLKTSAGSGVLQTSFASEVRRVKA; via the coding sequence ATGACGATTGAGCAATTTGTTGCTCAAAGTGTGGGTAAATGGCGGTCCATGAGATCTGGTCATTCTCTCGCTTTTCAACAATTTGAAGACGTTCTTAGCGAAGTAAGCATTGAATCCATCGAGAAAGACGATTCTGCTGTTCAAGATTTACTCTCAACCGCAACTTCTCATCAAGGACATAGCTCCGACATAGTCGCGCCATTCAGGATGGAATGGTCAGCTGAAAGTGACTGGGAGCCCGAAGATCCATCTCAAGTTTCATCAGGCTCGTGCCTGATCATCCCACTGAAAAAAAATGATTATTCTGGCATCTTGATCAGAAGTGTGGGGTATGCCGAATCAGAATTAGCAGAGTCGACATACCAGTTCTTAGATGATGGCACATTCTTACTTACAACTCACTATGAACAATCAATAGCAGAGGAAAGAATCTGGTTTGTTTCAGACAATGTTCGGTGCAGATCATCTGTGTTGAAGACATCTGCAGGCTCAGGAGTTCTGCAAACTTCATTTGCCTCTGAAGTCAGACGAGTCAAGGCCTAG
- a CDS encoding chromophore lyase CpcT/CpeT, whose translation MRNYSAIADFAKTLAGTFDNINQAQENPKDFARIKIFFRPLPWRIFRGPGFYSEQCYDYAPWDPYRQGIHRLVLDQNLFVMENFAFDNPRRLAGAGCNPELLDDLHSESLKRRCGCAMHFRSISPGHYVGNVEPGKSCLIPRDGKLTYLVSEVEVNQTSWISRDRGFDPENNAQVWGSEHGMLRFKKITSFSKEITNEWLELKT comes from the coding sequence ATGAGAAATTATTCAGCGATTGCAGACTTTGCCAAGACTCTTGCAGGCACGTTCGATAACATTAATCAAGCACAAGAAAATCCAAAGGATTTCGCACGAATCAAAATTTTTTTTCGACCATTACCATGGCGCATCTTTAGAGGACCAGGTTTTTATTCTGAGCAATGCTATGACTATGCTCCGTGGGATCCCTACCGGCAAGGGATACATCGGCTAGTACTAGATCAGAACTTGTTTGTAATGGAGAATTTTGCCTTTGATAATCCTCGCCGACTTGCTGGCGCTGGATGTAATCCCGAACTTTTGGACGATCTGCATTCAGAATCATTGAAGAGGCGCTGCGGCTGTGCCATGCATTTCCGATCCATATCTCCTGGACACTACGTTGGCAATGTTGAACCCGGGAAAAGTTGTCTAATTCCAAGGGACGGAAAATTGACTTATCTTGTCAGTGAAGTTGAAGTCAATCAAACCTCCTGGATTAGTCGGGATCGTGGATTTGACCCAGAGAACAATGCGCAAGTCTGGGGATCAGAGCATGGCATGCTGCGATTCAAAAAAATCACAAGTTTTTCAAAGGAAATCACTAACGAGTGGCTCGAGCTTAAAACCTGA